A genomic stretch from Legionella adelaidensis includes:
- the pcnB gene encoding polynucleotide adenylyltransferase PcnB: protein MRKSRKKKKSGKQSTNIHIIPRTQHHISKTDISINALKVLNRLNSAGFEAYLVGGSVRDLLLRKAPKDFDVATNATPTQIKNLFRNARIIGRRFKLVHMLFHREIIEVATFRGHEPQDTLQLTNDKGMLIRDNVYGTLEEDAFRRDFTVNSLYYNIDDSSIVDYTGGVQDIHDKIIRIIGDPNKRYQEDPVRMLRAIRFSAKLHFEIAEDTAAPLYTLSHLITHVSGSRLFDEMTKLFQCGEAESVHRMMVDFGLFQYLFPLTAALLDDDYPVKALLGIALENTDTRIKEGKPITPAFLFAVLLWFPLINKAEKLREEGLSPLPALEKAMSFVISEQNKSITIPKRYTQVMREIWIMQFRFSKRTGNRPFNLLQHPRFRAAFDFLALRALAGNESLELAQWWTTFQEMDEEIQHKMIAELPETPMRKPRKRKPKPKPKPSE from the coding sequence TTGCGTAAATCCAGAAAGAAAAAGAAATCTGGAAAGCAAAGTACAAATATACATATTATACCCCGCACACAGCATCACATTTCAAAAACAGATATCAGCATTAATGCGCTAAAAGTATTAAATAGACTAAATAGCGCAGGTTTTGAAGCATATCTTGTGGGTGGCAGTGTACGTGATTTACTGTTACGTAAAGCACCTAAAGACTTTGATGTGGCCACGAATGCAACCCCCACTCAAATAAAAAATTTATTTCGCAATGCCCGCATTATTGGAAGACGATTTAAATTAGTGCACATGTTGTTTCATCGAGAGATTATTGAGGTTGCCACTTTTCGTGGCCATGAGCCTCAAGACACGCTCCAGCTGACCAATGATAAAGGCATGCTTATTCGTGATAATGTTTATGGAACGCTGGAAGAAGATGCATTTAGGCGCGACTTCACAGTAAATTCCTTGTATTACAACATTGATGACTCCTCGATTGTTGACTATACCGGTGGAGTGCAAGATATCCACGATAAAATTATTCGTATCATCGGCGATCCAAATAAAAGATATCAGGAAGACCCTGTGCGTATGTTACGGGCCATTCGTTTTAGCGCCAAACTACATTTTGAAATAGCCGAAGATACAGCAGCTCCCCTTTACACACTTAGTCATCTTATAACGCATGTTTCAGGTTCGCGCCTCTTTGATGAAATGACAAAGCTTTTCCAATGTGGAGAAGCAGAATCGGTTCACCGAATGATGGTGGACTTTGGCCTTTTTCAATATCTTTTCCCGTTAACGGCGGCTCTTTTAGACGATGATTATCCAGTGAAAGCCCTGTTAGGAATTGCATTGGAAAATACGGATACCCGCATAAAAGAAGGCAAACCGATTACCCCTGCTTTTTTATTTGCCGTTTTACTTTGGTTTCCTTTAATTAACAAAGCAGAAAAATTAAGAGAGGAAGGTTTATCCCCTTTGCCTGCACTAGAAAAAGCCATGTCTTTTGTAATATCTGAACAAAATAAATCAATTACCATTCCTAAAAGATACACACAGGTAATGCGAGAAATTTGGATTATGCAATTTCGTTTCTCAAAACGTACAGGCAATCGGCCTTTTAATTTATTACAACATCCTCGTTTCCGCGCTGCTTTTGACTTTTTAGCCCTAAGGGCACTTGCTGGTAACGAATCCTTAGAGCTTGCTCAATGGTGGACAACCTTCCAGGAAATGGACGAGGAAATACAGCATAAAATGATTGCCGAGCTTCCCGAAACACCAATGCGTAAGCCCAGAAAACGAAAGCCTAAACCCAAACCAAAACCATCCGAATGA
- the folK gene encoding 2-amino-4-hydroxy-6-hydroxymethyldihydropteridine diphosphokinase, with product MTICFLGLGSNLAHPQRQLRRAVKSIGNLPKTHILSSSGLYASEPCGFGFQPHYQNMVVCIKTHLSPNDVMKFCVEIEKKHKKIWKKKWGPRTLDIDLLLYGDKVIRQKNLIIPHPFLAARDFVLQPLFELAPNLVLPNGKPIFDYLTKARKFIKDCKN from the coding sequence ATGACTATCTGTTTTTTAGGTTTGGGGAGTAATTTGGCTCATCCGCAACGCCAACTAAGGCGCGCGGTGAAATCGATTGGTAATTTGCCCAAAACACACATTCTGTCTTCTTCTGGTTTATACGCAAGCGAGCCTTGTGGTTTTGGATTTCAACCCCATTATCAAAATATGGTAGTTTGTATTAAAACGCATCTTTCACCCAATGATGTAATGAAGTTTTGCGTGGAAATAGAAAAAAAACATAAAAAAATATGGAAAAAAAAATGGGGACCAAGAACATTGGATATCGATTTATTATTATATGGGGATAAAGTTATTCGTCAAAAAAATTTGATTATCCCCCACCCCTTTCTGGCTGCGCGAGATTTTGTTTTACAGCCTTTATTTGAACTGGCTCCAAACCTTGTTTTACCCAATGGAAAACCCATTTTTGATTATTTGACTAAAGCTAGGAAGTTTATAAAGGATTGCAAAAATTAG
- a CDS encoding universal stress protein: MYTDILLATDLRENHFPLCKKALEIAHKFNAKLYLLHVIEPPPTLQLAQGLGFAEFDHPVKEDAMAVMSVLGDALNIPKKQQFVEVGSIKMHVLNKAIDLGCNLIIIGSHTPEHLPAFLGSTAHAVVTHAKCDVLTLRTV; this comes from the coding sequence GTGTACACGGATATTTTATTAGCTACCGATTTAAGAGAGAATCATTTCCCTTTGTGTAAAAAAGCGTTAGAAATAGCTCATAAATTCAACGCTAAATTATATTTACTCCACGTCATTGAACCACCACCAACTTTGCAGCTCGCACAAGGATTGGGCTTTGCCGAGTTTGATCACCCGGTGAAAGAAGATGCCATGGCAGTCATGAGTGTATTAGGGGACGCTTTAAATATTCCTAAAAAACAACAATTTGTTGAAGTAGGATCAATCAAAATGCATGTGCTTAACAAAGCCATCGACCTGGGCTGTAACCTCATCATTATAGGGAGCCATACGCCTGAACATTTACCAGCTTTTTTAGGAAGCACCGCTCATGCAGTGGTAACGCATGCCAAGTGCGACGTACTGACTCTACGTACTGTATAA
- the acnA gene encoding aconitate hydratase AcnA, which produces MKVGQDSLSTRRHLKVNDKTYVYYSIPEAEKNHFPGITRLPYSLKVLFENLLRFEDGNTVTTEDIKAISEWLVTKTSQHEIAYRPARVLMQDFTGVPAVVDLAAMRAAIAKLGGNPQKISPLSPVDLVIDHSIMVDKFASKDAKEVNTSLEIERNKERYEFLRWGQKAFSNFQVVPPGTGICHQVNLEYLAKTVWNCEINNELYAYPDTLVGTDSHTTMINGLGVLGWGVGGIEAEAAMLGQPVSMLIPEVIGFRLTGKLKEGITATDLVLTVTQMLRQKGVVGKFVEFYGPGLAELPLADRATISNMAPEYGATCGFFPVDAETIQYLRLTGRDEQTVALVEAYCKAQGLWFDANSEEPLFTDTVSLDLSSVEPSLAGPKRPQDKVNLKTLPAEFNLFLEQANKKEEKNKEFAVENEDFTLRHGDVVIAAITSCTNTSNPSVLMAAGLVAKKAIEKGLQRKPWVKSSLAPGSKVVTDYLKNAGLQTYLDQLGFNLVGYGCTTCIGNSGPLPPAIGKSVSEHDLVVCSVLSGNRNFEGRVHPQVRANWLASPPLVVAYALCGTTTIDLSKDPIGIDKAGNEIFLKDIWPTNNEIASEVAKVKDSMFRKEYAEVFKGDEHWQNIQTNDSSTYSWNADSTYIQHPPFFDDLQPQPAPIKSVNKAYVLALLGDSITTDHISPAGSIKANSPAGLYLREHGVEEKDFNSYGSRRGNHEVMMRGTFANIRIRNEMTPGVEGGYTRYIPTNETMPIYDASMLYQKDHQDLVIIAGKEYGTGSSRDWAAKGTNLLGVKAVLTESFERIHRSNLIGMGVLPLQFLPGTTRKTLGLTGDERVSIDVNDSLRAGALVKVIIHKSDGSDQEIEVLCRIDTANELEYYRHGGILHYVLRNLSKDI; this is translated from the coding sequence ATGAAGGTAGGTCAAGATAGTCTTTCAACGCGTCGCCACTTGAAAGTAAACGATAAAACGTATGTTTATTACAGCATTCCAGAAGCAGAAAAAAATCATTTTCCGGGTATTACCCGCTTACCTTACTCCTTAAAAGTATTATTTGAAAATTTATTGCGCTTTGAAGATGGGAATACCGTTACTACTGAAGACATTAAAGCAATCTCTGAATGGTTAGTCACCAAAACCTCCCAGCATGAAATTGCCTATCGGCCCGCACGTGTACTTATGCAAGATTTTACCGGGGTTCCCGCGGTAGTCGATTTGGCAGCTATGCGTGCCGCTATTGCCAAACTGGGTGGAAACCCTCAAAAAATTTCACCTCTTTCTCCTGTGGATTTAGTTATCGACCATTCTATTATGGTCGATAAATTCGCAAGTAAGGATGCTAAAGAGGTGAACACATCCTTAGAGATAGAACGCAATAAAGAACGCTACGAATTTTTACGTTGGGGTCAGAAAGCTTTTTCTAATTTTCAAGTGGTTCCTCCTGGCACGGGAATCTGTCATCAAGTAAACCTTGAATATTTGGCTAAAACAGTTTGGAATTGTGAAATAAATAATGAGTTATATGCTTACCCAGACACTTTAGTTGGTACTGACTCCCACACTACCATGATTAATGGCTTGGGAGTGTTAGGTTGGGGCGTAGGCGGCATTGAAGCAGAAGCCGCCATGTTAGGTCAGCCTGTCTCTATGCTAATCCCTGAAGTAATTGGTTTTCGCTTAACTGGAAAGCTTAAGGAAGGCATTACAGCTACAGACTTGGTGCTCACTGTTACCCAAATGCTTCGCCAAAAAGGGGTGGTAGGAAAATTTGTTGAATTTTATGGTCCAGGACTAGCAGAGTTACCTTTAGCCGATCGAGCGACTATTTCCAATATGGCACCCGAGTATGGCGCTACTTGTGGGTTCTTCCCGGTTGATGCTGAAACCATACAATATTTACGTTTAACTGGAAGAGACGAGCAAACAGTAGCTTTAGTTGAAGCTTACTGTAAAGCACAAGGTCTTTGGTTTGATGCTAACAGCGAAGAACCGCTATTTACTGACACCGTTTCTCTTGATTTGAGTTCTGTAGAGCCTTCATTAGCCGGCCCTAAACGCCCTCAAGATAAAGTAAATTTAAAAACATTGCCTGCCGAGTTTAATTTATTCCTGGAGCAAGCAAACAAAAAAGAAGAAAAGAATAAAGAATTTGCAGTAGAAAACGAAGATTTTACTTTACGTCACGGCGATGTAGTTATTGCAGCTATTACTAGCTGTACAAACACTTCAAACCCGAGCGTTTTAATGGCGGCCGGTTTAGTAGCAAAAAAAGCGATTGAAAAAGGCCTGCAACGAAAACCTTGGGTAAAATCTTCCCTGGCGCCCGGTTCAAAGGTGGTTACTGACTACTTAAAAAATGCGGGTTTGCAAACGTATCTTGACCAGCTTGGCTTTAATTTAGTGGGCTATGGATGTACAACTTGTATAGGTAACTCAGGGCCCCTACCTCCCGCTATTGGAAAAAGTGTTAGTGAACATGATTTAGTTGTCTGCTCTGTTCTCTCAGGTAACAGGAATTTTGAAGGCCGTGTACATCCTCAAGTAAGAGCCAACTGGTTAGCTTCTCCTCCATTAGTAGTTGCTTATGCATTATGCGGAACTACTACCATTGATTTAAGCAAAGATCCGATAGGCATTGACAAAGCAGGTAATGAAATATTTTTAAAAGATATTTGGCCCACCAATAACGAAATTGCAAGCGAAGTCGCTAAAGTAAAGGACAGCATGTTTCGTAAAGAATATGCCGAAGTATTTAAAGGCGATGAGCACTGGCAAAATATTCAGACAAACGATAGCAGTACGTATAGTTGGAATGCCGACTCAACTTATATTCAGCATCCTCCCTTCTTTGATGATTTACAGCCGCAACCTGCACCTATTAAGTCAGTAAATAAAGCATATGTCTTAGCTTTATTGGGCGACTCTATTACCACCGATCACATCTCTCCAGCAGGTTCCATTAAAGCGAACTCCCCAGCAGGCTTATACTTAAGAGAGCACGGGGTAGAAGAAAAGGATTTTAACTCCTATGGTTCGCGACGTGGGAACCATGAGGTAATGATGCGGGGTACTTTTGCAAATATCCGTATTCGCAATGAGATGACCCCTGGCGTGGAAGGCGGCTACACGCGCTATATTCCAACGAATGAAACCATGCCTATTTACGACGCCTCTATGCTTTACCAAAAAGATCATCAGGATCTCGTAATTATTGCGGGCAAAGAATATGGTACAGGTTCCTCGCGCGATTGGGCGGCAAAAGGTACCAATTTATTGGGAGTAAAAGCCGTTTTAACCGAGAGTTTTGAAAGAATTCACCGCTCAAATTTAATTGGTATGGGAGTCCTACCACTGCAATTTTTACCCGGGACGACGCGTAAAACATTAGGATTAACCGGAGATGAAAGAGTAAGCATTGACGTAAACGATTCATTACGCGCAGGCGCTTTGGTAAAGGTTATTATTCATAAATCAGATGGTAGTGACCAAGAAATTGAAGTGCTTTGTCGGATTGATACGGCGAATGAATTAGAGTATTACCGACATGGCGGAATTCTTCATTATGTTTTGCGAAATTTAAGTAAAGATATATGA
- the folD gene encoding bifunctional methylenetetrahydrofolate dehydrogenase/methenyltetrahydrofolate cyclohydrolase FolD, translating into MTCSLLEGKKVSALMRAELKNRIEAYKEKGYRLPALAVLLIGSNPASKIYVDNKRRACEEIGITSHAYDLPENIKESELITLIEQLNQSENIDGILIQLPLPSQINTQKILECVSPLKDVDGFHPFNMGKLAQGEPFLRPCTPYGIIQLLQHYNIQLAGKNVVVIGASIIVGRPMALEFLNAKATVTICHRRTRNLEEHVKKAEIIVVATGVINVVPAEWLQSHQIVIDVGIHRLAEGKLRGDIDFALAKNKVSWLTPVPGGVGPMTIATLLQNTFKAYAHNME; encoded by the coding sequence ATGACTTGCTCCTTATTGGAAGGAAAAAAAGTATCTGCTTTGATGCGAGCTGAACTAAAGAATAGAATTGAAGCCTATAAAGAAAAAGGATATAGGCTTCCTGCTCTTGCAGTTCTATTAATTGGAAGTAACCCCGCTTCAAAAATATATGTAGATAACAAACGTAGAGCATGCGAAGAAATTGGTATTACTTCCCATGCCTACGATTTACCGGAAAATATCAAAGAAAGTGAACTTATTACATTAATTGAGCAGTTAAATCAGTCAGAAAACATCGATGGGATTCTTATTCAACTTCCTCTCCCCTCTCAAATTAATACCCAAAAAATTCTGGAGTGTGTTTCACCACTAAAAGATGTAGACGGTTTTCATCCTTTTAACATGGGGAAACTTGCACAAGGGGAACCTTTCTTAAGGCCTTGTACACCTTATGGAATCATTCAATTATTACAGCATTACAATATACAGTTGGCTGGAAAAAATGTGGTAGTTATAGGTGCATCTATTATAGTTGGAAGACCGATGGCTTTAGAATTTTTAAATGCAAAAGCGACCGTTACTATTTGCCATCGCCGTACGAGAAATTTAGAAGAGCATGTAAAAAAAGCTGAAATTATTGTAGTAGCCACAGGCGTTATTAATGTGGTTCCTGCTGAATGGTTGCAGTCACATCAAATAGTTATTGACGTAGGCATTCATCGACTCGCTGAAGGAAAATTGCGCGGCGACATAGATTTCGCCTTGGCAAAAAATAAAGTTTCTTGGCTTACTCCTGTTCCGGGCGGCGTAGGCCCAATGACCATTGCGACCTTACTACAAAATACCTTTAAAGCATATGCACATAACATGGAGTAA
- the cysZ gene encoding sulfate transporter CysZ, protein MGDFFQGAGYLFRGAKHLLTPGLKRFVVLPILFNFLLFTGLFFLLYHYLFPFADYYIKQLPAWLSFLHGFLVVVLFISTFLLFLSMFTVLFNIVAAPFNGLLAERAQLALFKSEIPSLSFMQITLRSIKRQMQFLGYFFPRFIALLLLFFVPFIQPVYPFIWFFFNAWMLSVQYQDFAMDNNLNSFGEMQEKIKQYKLLSLGFGSIINLASFIPVLNLFTMPAAVIGSVILFCEQNKRSHTC, encoded by the coding sequence ATGGGTGATTTTTTCCAGGGAGCAGGTTATTTATTTCGTGGGGCGAAACATCTTCTCACTCCCGGTTTAAAACGCTTTGTGGTTTTACCTATATTGTTTAATTTCTTACTCTTTACTGGTTTATTTTTCCTCCTTTACCATTATTTGTTTCCGTTTGCTGATTACTATATAAAACAATTACCTGCCTGGTTAAGTTTTCTTCATGGGTTTTTAGTGGTAGTGCTTTTCATTAGTACTTTTTTACTTTTTTTGTCCATGTTCACCGTTCTCTTTAATATCGTTGCAGCACCTTTTAATGGCTTATTGGCAGAAAGAGCACAATTAGCACTATTCAAAAGCGAAATTCCCTCTCTTTCTTTTATGCAAATTACTCTGCGTAGCATTAAGCGGCAAATGCAATTCCTGGGATACTTTTTTCCGCGATTTATTGCCCTGCTACTTTTATTTTTTGTTCCATTCATTCAACCTGTTTACCCATTCATATGGTTCTTTTTTAATGCTTGGATGCTTAGTGTGCAATATCAGGATTTTGCCATGGATAACAATTTGAACAGCTTTGGTGAAATGCAGGAAAAAATAAAACAATATAAATTATTGTCTTTAGGTTTTGGATCTATTATCAATCTGGCCAGTTTTATACCTGTATTAAATCTATTTACCATGCCTGCAGCAGTAATTGGCAGTGTGATATTATTTTGTGAGCAAAACAAGCGGAGCCACACATGTTAG
- a CDS encoding PA3496 family putative envelope integrity protein, giving the protein MSLHKDYDDNQSFSDFNMEEEEKIDDKIEDSDHKKKVRKLLEERLERKRLKEELEDELEGEFDWDDVE; this is encoded by the coding sequence ATGAGCTTGCATAAAGATTATGACGATAATCAATCTTTTTCTGATTTTAATATGGAAGAGGAAGAAAAGATTGATGACAAAATCGAAGATTCCGATCACAAAAAGAAAGTTCGGAAATTGCTGGAAGAGAGGCTGGAACGTAAGCGTCTTAAAGAAGAACTAGAAGATGAATTGGAAGGGGAGTTTGATTGGGATGATGTGGAGTAA
- a CDS encoding 23S rRNA (adenine(2030)-N(6))-methyltransferase RlmJ, with translation MLSYQHGYHAGNFADVVKHLCLTLLLDYLTQKDKPLFYLETHAGKGLYDLNDKQAQKTGEAKFGIELLWQEKSNLPPVFDTYMDTIEAVNPTSQLSIYPGSPTFAMHLLRSFDRIVCCELHPQEYSTLKTINRLGKKVSIEQKNGLEQIKALLPPAEKRGVIFIDPSFEIKDDYRQIPLAIQEGVKRFATGVYCLWYPLVDQQLNSKLTKGLEALSVRNTLNMEFVHTPHGKGMYGCGLWLINPPFILAEKMEIALKTLMKFFNPGKSSFSIKA, from the coding sequence ATGTTAAGTTATCAACACGGCTACCACGCTGGCAACTTTGCTGATGTGGTTAAACATCTTTGTTTGACTCTTTTATTAGACTATTTAACGCAAAAAGATAAACCGCTATTTTATTTAGAAACCCATGCAGGAAAAGGGCTTTATGATTTAAATGATAAACAAGCACAAAAAACAGGAGAAGCAAAATTTGGGATTGAATTGTTATGGCAGGAAAAAAGCAATCTGCCGCCTGTATTTGACACGTATATGGATACTATTGAGGCGGTGAATCCCACATCCCAACTTTCCATCTACCCGGGTTCACCAACCTTTGCCATGCATCTTTTACGCAGCTTTGACCGAATAGTCTGCTGTGAATTACACCCGCAAGAATATAGCACATTAAAGACCATCAACCGCCTCGGCAAAAAAGTTTCTATAGAGCAAAAAAATGGCTTGGAGCAAATAAAAGCATTACTTCCTCCTGCAGAGAAAAGAGGCGTAATATTTATAGATCCCAGCTTTGAAATAAAAGATGACTATAGACAAATTCCTTTAGCTATACAGGAAGGAGTAAAAAGATTTGCCACGGGAGTATATTGTTTATGGTACCCACTCGTAGATCAGCAATTAAATAGTAAGCTTACTAAGGGATTAGAAGCATTATCGGTAAGAAACACTTTAAATATGGAGTTTGTTCATACCCCGCATGGCAAAGGAATGTATGGGTGCGGCTTATGGCTAATAAACCCTCCTTTTATTCTTGCAGAAAAAATGGAAATTGCTTTAAAGACTTTAATGAAATTTTTTAACCCGGGGAAGTCTTCTTTTTCTATAAAAGCTTGA
- the gloB gene encoding hydroxyacylglutathione hydrolase produces the protein MNVIGLEAFTDNYIWTIVNEQTHSASCVDPGEAQPVLEYLKKNKLHLDAIFLTHHHPDHIGGVTELLKFYPKTIIYAPKDPRIPYTYTPIKEEQIIHIDSHDFRVLNIPGHTSTHVCYQEPIKRWLFCGDTLFSAGCGRVFDGTYEQLFHSLNLLKKLPQDTQIFCGHEYTKKNLLFAQTVEPGNPAIEEYLNYLEKSSIKCSLPSTIGLEKKINPFLRTDHETLKDFAEIQGIDSKDSFAIFKKLRELKDNF, from the coding sequence ATGAACGTAATTGGCTTGGAAGCTTTCACGGATAATTACATTTGGACCATCGTAAATGAACAAACCCACTCCGCTTCCTGCGTAGATCCTGGAGAAGCTCAGCCTGTTCTTGAGTATTTAAAAAAGAACAAACTGCATCTGGATGCCATCTTTCTTACGCATCACCATCCCGATCATATTGGTGGAGTAACTGAACTTTTGAAATTTTACCCCAAAACTATTATATACGCGCCCAAAGATCCCAGGATTCCTTATACCTACACCCCTATTAAAGAAGAACAAATTATTCATATTGATAGCCATGATTTTCGTGTATTAAATATACCAGGACATACATCAACCCATGTTTGCTATCAAGAACCCATTAAGCGGTGGCTTTTTTGTGGCGACACCTTATTTTCTGCTGGTTGTGGCCGCGTATTTGATGGCACATATGAGCAACTTTTTCATTCTTTGAACCTGTTAAAAAAATTACCGCAAGATACCCAAATATTTTGTGGCCATGAATACACCAAAAAAAATTTATTATTCGCGCAAACTGTCGAGCCTGGTAATCCTGCCATTGAAGAATATTTAAATTATTTAGAAAAAAGCTCGATAAAATGTTCACTTCCCTCAACCATTGGATTGGAAAAAAAAATCAATCCTTTTCTGCGTACTGATCACGAGACATTAAAAGACTTCGCAGAAATACAAGGCATTGACTCAAAAGATTCCTTTGCAATTTTTAAAAAATTAAGAGAATTAAAAGATAATTTTTAA
- a CDS encoding type II toxin-antitoxin system HipA family toxin, protein MGRKRFYSELYVYMNGLEVGRLRRESLGQLIFQYNDDWLNSEIARPISLSMPLTEVPYKGYVVECYFENLLPDNDIIRNRIQKRFHTSSTQCFDLLSYIGKDCVGALQLLTTPLEANIKKICAVSIKEDDIATLLKGYETAPLGMHANSEFRISIAGAQEKTALLWYQDQWCLPQGTTPTSHIIKLPIGKIIHAGIDLSESIENEWLCLQILSAYGLPVNHAEIVQFADTKTLVVQRFDRVWAQSGEWIIRLPQEDFCQVLAIPPGLKYESDGGPGIKSIMDILQNAEQAVIEREKFFKTVFLFWVLGAIDGHAKNFSILLKAEGRFSLTPIYDVMSAYPLAEKRELEWKKLKMAMALRSSTTHYTWETLLIRHWLTMARKCNFPEQKMKEIIVSTFDKMEDVIAQVEKKLPSNFPLQMSEAIFAGMRKIKARFGASQT, encoded by the coding sequence ATGGGGCGGAAGCGATTTTATTCTGAGTTATATGTATATATGAATGGACTAGAGGTAGGGCGCCTAAGAAGAGAATCTTTAGGGCAATTAATTTTTCAATATAATGATGACTGGCTAAATAGTGAGATTGCCCGCCCGATTAGTTTATCAATGCCATTAACCGAAGTTCCCTATAAGGGCTATGTTGTAGAGTGTTATTTTGAAAACCTCTTACCAGATAACGATATTATTCGAAACAGAATACAAAAACGCTTCCATACTTCCTCTACACAATGCTTTGATTTACTTTCCTACATCGGGAAAGATTGTGTAGGGGCCTTGCAATTACTCACTACGCCATTAGAGGCAAATATCAAAAAAATATGTGCAGTGTCTATTAAGGAAGATGATATTGCCACATTGTTGAAAGGATATGAGACAGCTCCGCTAGGAATGCATGCCAATTCAGAATTTAGGATATCTATTGCCGGCGCACAAGAGAAAACTGCCCTGCTTTGGTATCAAGATCAGTGGTGTTTACCACAAGGTACAACTCCCACCAGTCATATAATTAAATTACCTATCGGGAAAATTATTCATGCAGGAATTGATTTATCTGAAAGTATTGAAAATGAATGGCTATGTTTACAAATATTATCAGCTTATGGATTGCCCGTTAATCATGCGGAAATAGTGCAATTTGCAGATACCAAAACCTTGGTGGTTCAGCGCTTTGATAGAGTATGGGCGCAATCAGGGGAGTGGATAATACGCCTACCGCAAGAAGATTTTTGCCAAGTGCTCGCCATTCCTCCAGGCTTAAAATACGAGTCTGACGGAGGTCCCGGCATAAAATCGATAATGGATATACTGCAAAATGCTGAACAGGCAGTAATAGAACGAGAGAAATTCTTTAAAACTGTCTTCTTATTTTGGGTATTAGGTGCAATTGATGGCCATGCAAAAAATTTTAGTATTTTATTAAAAGCAGAAGGAAGATTTTCGTTAACCCCGATATATGATGTTATGTCAGCTTATCCTTTAGCAGAAAAACGTGAACTAGAGTGGAAAAAGTTAAAAATGGCTATGGCTTTGCGATCATCAACAACTCATTATACGTGGGAGACTCTACTAATTCGCCATTGGCTTACTATGGCAAGAAAATGCAATTTTCCAGAACAAAAAATGAAAGAAATAATCGTTAGTACTTTTGATAAGATGGAGGATGTAATAGCCCAAGTAGAAAAAAAACTACCCTCAAACTTTCCATTGCAAATGAGCGAGGCTATTTTTGCTGGTATGCGAAAAATTAAAGCTCGCTTTGGTGCCTCTCAAACGTAA
- a CDS encoding helix-turn-helix domain-containing protein, which translates to MEQLITSLHTLGTVIKRRRKAQKLTQTQAGIAFNIDQGTLSSIEQGAGGTRLTTLFRVLAALDLEMVIRPKKPNERDNEEQW; encoded by the coding sequence ATGGAGCAACTTATAACTTCTTTACATACTCTTGGGACGGTAATTAAACGCCGGCGTAAAGCCCAAAAGTTAACACAAACGCAAGCCGGTATTGCATTTAATATTGATCAAGGTACTTTATCTAGTATAGAACAGGGCGCAGGCGGAACACGCCTCACGACCTTATTTCGTGTTTTAGCCGCCCTGGACTTGGAAATGGTTATTCGCCCAAAAAAACCAAACGAAAGAGACAATGAGGAACAATGGTAA